A genomic region of Papaver somniferum cultivar HN1 chromosome 7, ASM357369v1, whole genome shotgun sequence contains the following coding sequences:
- the LOC113297814 gene encoding phytolongin Phyl1.1-like — protein sequence MSSVQKSVYYCCVSKGNRILYSYTCGDNEIETLAAMCLERSPPYHVWYSQTIRKRTFGYLMEDEHIYFTIVDEGLGNPGVLQFLEHIKDKFKKITRDTKNGLKGSMSGLNSVCLQEQMVPVIRSLISSLEQVSQSRCNWMGENPSSHPGPSPSPSPEGNPNNQAEGATSTKMPLLGKPNKHDRKKMKDRIVEVAGGSDEQRRSTDRGVKIDVGSIEANSQGLAMSIQKCSNSARIKTSREHARRVWWRQVRIIIAIDILVCLVLFGIWLGICNGFHCISS from the coding sequence ATGAGTTCAGTCCAGAAATCTGTTTACTATTGCTGTGTTTCAAAGGGAAACCGGATTCTCTACTCTTACACCTGTGGAGATAATGAGATCGAAACTTTAGCAGCTATGTGCTTAGAAAGATCTCCTCCTTACCACGTCTGGTACTCTCAGACCATTAGGAAAAGGACTTTTGGCTATCTAATGGAGGATGAACATATATACTTCACAATTGTGGACGAGGGTCTTGGAAATCCGGGGGTCCTTCAGTTTTTAGAACATATAAAGGATAAATTTAAGAAGATTACAAGAGATACGAAGAATGGCTTAAAGGGAAGTATGTCGGGATTAAATTCTGTTTGCCTCCAAGAACAAATGGTTCCTGTTATTCGGAGCTTGATATCATCATTAGAGCAGGTATCTCAATCAAGATGTAATTGGATGGGTGAGAATCCATCATCACATCCAggtccatctccatctccatctcctgAAGGTAATCCGAACAACCAAGCGGAAGGAGCCACATCTACGAAGATGCCACTTTTGGGAAAACCTAACAAGCATGACAGGAAGAAAATGAAGGATAGGATAGTGGAGGTTGCCGGTGGTTCTGATGAACAACGGAGATCTACAGATCGAGGTGTAAAGATTGATGTTGGAAGTATTGAAGCTAATAGCCAAGGTCTGGCAATGTCGATACAAAAGTGTTCAAACTCAGCGAGAATCAAAACAAGCCGAGAACATGCACGTAGAGTGTGGTGGCGCCAAGTTCGAATTATTATTGCTATCGACATACTTGTGTGCTTAGTCCTATTCGGGATTTGGTTAGGGATTTGCAATGGGTTCCACTGCATTTCTAGCTAG